A window from Candidatus Binatia bacterium encodes these proteins:
- a CDS encoding leucine-rich repeat domain-containing protein, whose protein sequence is MNDSTTTARLRYLSAPITFLISILAFDPALAFDAGGLRYTATSGTEAEVTGFATGNSPTTIAIPVSACDSGAAACYFVTSIKREAFANSQLQSVTIGALVTTIGDSAFSECPQLSSVTLGNKVETIGEGAFEETPLLTSVTIPESVVTIKQSAFNNSNLASLIIPDGVVTIETLAFKDNVITTLTLGAGVTTLGGSAFAGNQIENLIIPETVSTIATEAFANNALTRVDFLGDFNTFDLDIFLLNSSLSPITYCADKARWPQTFNTGTVGTPIDVVTTNDPSCAGPTPTPTPTPTPTPTPTATPTPTPVPTATPTPTPVPTATPTPTPVPTATPTPTPVPTATPTPTPVPTATPTANASENIYKNYNGLLSFDPANRPTSPDGFGAGPTLNPGGSGQVLYAGY, encoded by the coding sequence CTTCGATATACCGCGACCAGTGGCACCGAGGCTGAGGTGACCGGATTTGCGACGGGGAACTCTCCGACGACCATTGCCATTCCCGTCAGCGCATGTGATAGCGGCGCAGCAGCGTGTTATTTCGTGACCAGCATCAAAAGGGAGGCCTTTGCGAACAGCCAGCTTCAAAGTGTGACCATCGGCGCACTAGTGACTACGATCGGCGACAGCGCGTTCTCTGAATGTCCGCAGTTATCCAGCGTTACGCTCGGCAACAAGGTTGAGACGATCGGAGAAGGCGCGTTTGAAGAAACGCCCTTGCTCACCAGCGTCACCATTCCCGAAAGCGTGGTGACCATCAAACAGAGTGCATTCAACAACAGCAACCTGGCCAGCCTGATCATTCCCGACGGGGTCGTCACCATTGAAACACTCGCCTTCAAGGACAACGTCATTACAACACTCACGCTCGGTGCCGGCGTGACCACACTCGGCGGCAGCGCTTTTGCAGGGAACCAAATTGAAAATTTGATCATTCCGGAAACTGTATCAACGATCGCCACAGAGGCATTCGCCAATAACGCACTAACTCGCGTGGATTTCCTGGGTGATTTCAACACGTTCGACCTCGATATCTTCCTGTTGAATTCAAGCTTGTCGCCGATCACCTACTGCGCGGATAAAGCGCGCTGGCCGCAGACCTTCAACACGGGCACCGTGGGTACGCCCATTGATGTCGTGACGACAAACGACCCGAGCTGCGCGGGCCCGACACCCACGCCCACCCCGACACCCACGCCCACGCCCACTCCGACCGCCACACCGACCCCGACACCGGTGCCGACCGCCACACCGACCCCGACACCAGTGCCGACCGCCACACCGACCCCGACACCGGTGCCGACCGCCACACCGACCCCGACACCGGTGCCGACCGCCACACCGACCCCGACACCGGTGCCGACCGCCACACCAACCGCGAACGCATCAGAGAATATTTACAAGAACTACAACGGACTTCTGTCCTTTGACCCGGCAAACCGTCCGACATCGCCCGACGGGTTTGGTGCCGGCCCGACCTTGAACCCCGGTGGTTCCGGTCAGGTGCTGTACGCTGGATACTT